The sequence aatagtaattcgaaccaacctggttcgaattactcattatttggctatataaggagttcgaatcagcctcattcgaacTATTGTTCATCTTccctaccccaccaaatcccagagaaaacgacccagattcgaTCCGACAAAGACCTGAACGGAATACTCAgccgatgggggacgatccggcaagGTTATATCGGTTGGACGAagttgctcatatagccggggtcatcaacgacgaggttagtacatAAAAAACTTCGTGCTAGCGGTATATCtgagttagtggttttgcatgcggttttagtggtggtttatgttagcggtttatcGTAGTGGTATTGCTAGTGGTTTAGTAGAGAGGTTTTGCATGCGGGTTAGATggtggtttagttggtggtttgTATTTGTGGTTTATGTTAGTTATTTTATGTTAcctgttttatgttagtggtttatgctggttgttttatgttggtggtttagtatgtggtttttgttagttgtttttagttagtggtttatgttagttgtttcatgttagttgttttatgttagtggtttacgttagttgttttatgttagtggtttatgttggttgttttatgttggtggtttatgttagtcgttttatgttagtggtttgtgttagttgttttatgttagctGTTTTATATTAATGGTTTAAGTTTAACTGTTTCATGTTAGTGGTTTAGTTGTGTGGTTTATGGTAGTTGTTTTGCATGTGGTTCTCGTTAATGGAATTTGATGCGGTTTTATTTTGGTATGATTTTCTGTTGATAATTTATCGTCTGGGGTATTTTTGTCATTGGTTGTGAAGCTGGTTCTAACAATGTGGTGCATGTAATGCGCAGCCAcagcgatgcatcaggagcatgaggcggcagcagggcatgcgactcGATGACAGATACGTTCCTTACTTGCAGATGGCTGGATTATACCATCTTGCCaggctgaacgatagatggttccaGTTAGATGAGGCCCTTGTCAGTGCCTTTGTCgagcgatggcgtccggagacgcacacgtttcatatgccgttcggagagtgcacgatcacacttcaggacgtggcgtaccagtTGGGTTTGCCAGTGGACGGGTGTTACGTGAGTGGCTGCCTATCAGAATTTCAGATATACATCCAGGGTGGCCGTCCAGCTTGGGTGTGGTTTcaggagttgcttggagtgattcctcctcccagccaggttcagaagtacgcaGTAAACTGCAGCTGGTTCCAGGAGACTTTTGGAGAGTGCTCCGAGGGAGCCGATGACGAGACTGTGCGGAGATATgcccgtgcgtacatcatgatgttgttgggtacGCAGCTGTTTGTCGACAAAAGCGGCAACCGCATTCACATCAGATGGATTCCCTACGTAGCCAAGCTTGAGGAGATGGGTACCTACAGCTAGGGGTCTGCAGCActggcatggttgtaccggtgcatgtgtcGAGTGGCGAACAGACATGTGGTCAAGTTAGCGGGCCCACTACAGCTACTTCAGTCTTGGATCTTCTGGCGATTTCCTCGGTTTAGGCCTGCAGGGTATGAGACGTTCAGCTGGCCATTGGCCTCGAGGTACTCTACTCAGCCTTCTCTATTTCAATTTAATATGCATAACTCCATGTTCATTAATAATGTATGTTACACCCTAAACACACATTTAAGTAGCCATAAGACACGTGTATGATGTAGGTGGTCAGGTTACAACCCTTCCGGTAGCGAGAAGGGTCCTAGAGTGTAGATGTGGAGGCTGAGGATAGACCGGTTACAGGACAGGGAGGTGAGTACTCTACTTAATAAGTTTCTTTATTTAACCACATTTTATGAGTTGGGTCCATGAGTTGCCCTGACAATTGATAGTTCTTCGTGCAGTTTATCTGGATGCCGTACAGCAGCCCCGACGTACTTCAGGTTGTGCATCCAGAGGCtttggagcctcggcatatggCATTGTGGCGGTCTGTGACGTCGCTGATCTACTTTGCCATCATAGAGTGACATCAGATAGATCGGGTGCTTCCGCAGTTCGGAGGGGTCCAGCCCCATCCGAatcccgccctgaacatcgacttttTGATGTCGAAGGACGGCAGAGGCGGTGATCGATGGTTCCCGTACCATTTGCAGAAGTGGCATCTCTATTGGGACTCCCGTGCGGAGACCGTGCTGAGGTTTGATGTTGTTGCCGACCCTGGACCGTCGCATGAGTTCCTCGAGTGGTGGAGTCAGTATGGAAAGAGGTTCTTGTCTCCGGAGATGCACTTGGGGGATCCGAGAGCCGTTCCTATTCCAGTTGAGGCCTCACAGTGGGGTGCTGGGCGAGTTCCTGACATAGATCGTCCTGAGGACGTGCCGGACAGGCGGCGGGTTGAGAGGAGAGCTCGTGTGGGGACACGACGGAGCCAGCGTGACTGGAGGTGGCTTGAGCATGCTATGGACGATGACGATGATGCGGGTCCCGCTGGAGGCGGACGACGAGGCCAGGGAGGGAGACGGAGAGGGCGTGGTGTGGCGGACCACCCTGGTCGTGACCCTGACGACGATCAGCATGGGCCCGTGGGCGGGGATGGTGCAGGGACTGTTGCAGTTGCTGGTGTTAGTACCCACGATGGCGGACATGGAGGTGAGTGGTATGGGTCAGGTATGGGTGACGGGGCTGACCCTGGTGACGCTGGACTCGGGTCGGGGCCTCTTGGAGATTACTTCGTTGGTGTACCCGCCCATGACCAGCCTCAGCAGGAGGGTACCCCATGGGTTATTCCAGGATCACAGTGGTCAGACTTTCTTGCCTCAGATACGCTTGATACGGACTTCGGGAGTCAGCAGTTTCTAGAGGAGATTACCGCCATCATGCAGGAGGACGTGCCGGCCCGGAGACGTGGTCAGACATCCGGCACGCAGGCACCTTTAGATGTTGATCTGAACGAGCCTCCTACGGCATCTGTTGGTGACCATTTTGGTTTGGGAGGTACCCCACCATCCGCCTATACTGCTGCATCAGAGTCTGTTGCCAGGCCTTCTGCGGCACCCATCCATGTTATGCCACCTGCACAGCCTGCCCCGGATGAGGACACGGATGAGATCGAGGATGAGTAGCCGTTTATCCGTAGAGGTCAGAGGGCACGGGTACCCCGTCGTTGCTTTACGGGCTCGCATCTGTTTAGATGATTCACGTTTCATGTATTTTGTTCCTTAGGGTTCATTCATGTATGATAGCCATGTGTACTGTTGTTGTTATTTTAGAGCTGTTTTCCTTTGTTGTTTGTTCATCGTATTGTACTTTGAAAACGGGTGTTTACCGGATTTATCAGTGACTATTTATAATCATTGCATCATATAACAGTTTAATGTgtacatttatttattaaattttgcaTTTAGGGGACTTGTAGCAAGACTCAAAGTGAAACATAACATATTCATTACTTAACGCATCATGCACAATACAATGTAGAAAGATCAACAAATTACATGAGTGCTCAAACACAACATCTAACAGggaaagttaaataaaataagtacTAACACTAACAACATGGCTACTAATGGCCCCCTGTGTGAGACGATCCTCCAAGCTGTGGGCAACTCCGACGTGTGTGTCCGGGTTGCCGACAGAGGCCACACCTCTTTGGCCGGTTCGGATCTGCCTCGTCCATATTCGTCCGTATCCTAGTGAACCTCGGACGACCCTCTCTCGCACGCCTCTTGTCAGGGTCCGGTATCACTGTGGGGCCGTCGTATGGTGGCCAGAAGCCCTCCGGGATCGGAGGTGTGAATCCCATCCGATACACACTGAATACCGAACTAATCTGATACACGCTGTGAACATAAGAGGTCCAGGTAACCCGTGAGTAGGCACAGCATGCAAATGCGTGCTGACACGGGAAATGAAGCGCCTGGAAGTACCCGCAGTCACATGTCCGAGAGGCAAGCGATACTCTGTAGCTACCCAACGAGAAAGAACTAGTCGGAGTGGTCTCTGCtacggtgaactcggagttatcccggtcatacaaagtcaccgtgaagcacctggccgtcttcaagttggcctcaatacacttcaccaagtgctgactgaattgttgtccggtGCCCATCTGGGCCTTAGCCTCTCTCCCCTTGCGAACAAAGAGTTCCGCAAGCCTTCCATACGTTGCCTTCACCAGGGAGGATACAGGGAGATTTCTGACACCCTTgaggattgagttcacacactcggagatattcgtcgtcatgtgaccgaatctccgcccctcatcacgatgctgagtccacaaggaataatcaatccggttcgcccactcacacatcgccgggttttcagaccgcagaatatcaaaccagtaatcaaactcAACCTCGGTCTTTGCATACGCCACATTCACTAGAAGCCTCCGtgcgtctttgcccttgaaggttagggcaaaattagccgctacgtgtcgaatgcagaatgcacggtaCGCAGATGGAGGTAACCAACCTCCGTCAGGAGCCTCAAGCtcagccttgatgccgttatgcctgtccgatataaccagcagacccGGCTATGGTGTCACGTGCTATCGAAGGTAGGAGAGAAAGAATGTCCAGGACTCTGCATTCTCACCCTCTACTAGTGCGAATGCAACAGGtagaatgttggagttcccgtcctgtgcaatcgcgatgaGCAACGTTCCCCCGTACTTGCCATACAGATGTGTGCCGTCAATGCTGACTAgcggcttgcaatgacggaatgcctcaATGCACGGTGGAAAAGTCCAGAAAAGTCTGTGAAAATACGCTTGAGACTCGTCTACCTGTCCTCCAACTCGAACGGGGCTCGTCCTTAGGACTgcaacagtaccaggcatcgtcagctggactcccaacacccacctaggcagctcgttgtatgactcatcccagtcaccgtagatgagggcaatagccttctgcttcgccatccagaccCTCGTGTAAGTCAgcctaaacccaaagtgtgcTGTCGTGGCATtcaggagcaccttgatgctgacggatgcatcagccctaaccattggcataatgaacgccgaaatcacatgataatccaaactcctgtggtcaCTCGAGATGGATGTGGCCAGACAAGTGTGAGGaccattgtaccgtttgacctcccaaatgcccttgcactgccggagactcagtcgaatcaaccatgtgcaccgattcccaaactcagaacacttgcaCACATACCGGCGATAATCAGACtccactaccttgtactgtacccctcgccggatgctgtaagtcttcacacttaacagggcctcatctttatcctgaaattgctgaccaacctggaactctgtcagaccagcagtcccttccgcatctctagctccgaatccaaCAGAGTGCCCAGAaaccccctcctgcctcatggcatctaggtccaaagaggaaaaatgtggtggatactgctgtgtgccagaactagaACCACCGACCGCCAATGCAGGCTCAGTCGCTCCAATATTATCGCCGCTGTCATCctcaatcatatccggctcgacgtcATCCTCCTCTGCATCACCCAACAATCCGTCTCCGACGCCAACCGGTGGAACGCCCTGTAAAGCTTTCGGCAGAATATCAAATGATCCTACCTCGTCGCCTACGCTGTCATTGAGATCAACAGCAAAGGACGGGGAGGTGACAGGTTGGACCGCTGGCTCGTACACAGGGATGGaggaagaagcaacggcaggccTGGAACTGGAACCGGCTGCCGTGGCTACAGTGGTGGTATTCCGGTTTGAACCgcctgagctggataccacatcaaccagctttgccaacaattctggtgtcctcacctccAGAAACTGCCGCCGACAAAGAAACATGacttgcaagtcctcatcactaccaatcgtgaaacaatcatacttcacggtatcCTGGACGATcgtgattggaatgcgatagaaaaacttcttaacccgcttcgcaccttccagaccaagtttcatcagcacagatctaacaaggtcatcatagctcgtcgttggactcacgacaatacagagaggatccttatctgtgaacttcacaccggaacgagttttcctcttcatggatcctctgtggtgaaccaaaacaacaaaactctcctcactagccatcttacaccctctaatgagagcaactcacgtttacaACCATATATATACTGCTCTGTCTACCACTAAATCGAACCAGCCTTCATCGAATTAGGgattgtgtaattcgaaccagcctggttcgaattacttgatgcagcttctctctctataattcgaaccagcctgattcgaattacttgatgCAGCTTCTCTCTGTATAATttgaaccagcctggttcgaattactagcgTTGCTAGTTCGAACCAACCTTGTTCGATTTACTTGAACcagcttctctctctataattcgaACTGCTTTGGTTCGAATTATTCATGAATGCAGTTCGAACCACAgtggttcgaattatattaatATATGCTTTGGCTCATTACTGAAACGATTTTGGTTTTGGCTTATTTACGTAAATTCGGTCTGGCATTGGCTTATTATGGTTTTTTGCCCCAGACATATTATATAAATTAGGTGTTATTAAGTCAAATGATAATATTTATGTTgtataaaaaaatgttaaaaatatatattgcTTGTTTATTGTTTGTGAGTTTACTTGTTAAGTGTGGTGTGTTTGAATACATGATGCAAGTTGTTTATATATAATCCCAAAcactttgaaaaaatattttaaaagttgAATATTTGaagtaatgaaaaagaaaaattataaaaaatagttgatgattttttttgtattatttaaaatgtttggttgaaaaagaattaaaaaatcttttaaaataaatcataaactATTNNNNNNNNNNNNNNNNNNNNNNNNNNNNNNNNNNNNNNNNNNNNNNNNNNNNNNNNNNNNNNNNNNNNNNNNNNNNNNNNNNNNNNNNNNctttttttttttttcttttacctaATGTGTCGAACTCTTTTTCTACTTTTTCATTTAGCATTTTTTTCATCTAACTCAATCAAACATATCTCTGAAAGTTCTGTAAAATTTGGAACTCATTGTTCTTTCCAAAAAGAAGTCGTAACTCCATTTCCTAGCCTCCAAATaaggttattttttaatttctcccAAACTTTAGTAATTTCGAGTCATGCATTAGAATTACTTAATCTGCGTTGAATATTAGGCATGATACCTTCGCCACAACCATATTTTATCCGCATAACCTTGACTCAGAGCACTTTTCTATTGTGGATGAGGGCCCAAGCAAACTTTATTAGAAATAGAAAATTAGAATATTGTGCCTTTCAGATGCGCAACCCACCCTTTTCCTTCAGTTTACACACACTGTCCCAACTAAGATGTATTTTCTTTGGAAAAGTGTAGGTAACCAATAATATtggtgaacaatatgaacaatggatatatcggatgttcatttcactaggtgtgtggatggttattctaatattaagatttaagtaGGTAATTTGAAGATgtggtgtatttttattttattggtggttgttcatgttgtttaaGAAAGTCATTGGTTACCTAACattattcattttctttttctcatcACTGCTTTTCTATAAGAAATTTCTATAAATTTTGTCTATCTTGTTCATACTGCTACTAGAATCTTCATGGTTTGCATGTAGTAGTTAGAAATAGTTGATAGAACTAATTGTACAAGTGTGCACTTTTCGGCTAAGGAGAGAGTCTTTCTATTCTAGCTAGATAACTTGCTTTGCATCTTGTCAATAACAAATTGAAAGTGTTGTTGATTGTATCTTTTATGAATGAGAGGAACTCTCAAGTATTTTTTCAAGTTAGCTGTGAGGTTGATCCCTAATTCTTGGCTCAACATTTGTCTCATGATATAATTAACATTATTAGAGAAGTACACACAAGACTTGTCAAGGTTGATTTTCTGTCCCGAACACTCACAAAAGTGATTTAAAGCCTTCTTGATAATCTGAACCTCTTTTTTATCTGCTTTTGCAAAGAGAATTAGGTCATCTGCAAAATAGAAGTGAAAAATTTTAGGCCCTCGCTTGATAGAGTTATAGGTTCCCATTTCTTATCATGGACTAACTTATTTATCAAATGGGATAAACGTTCAATGCACAAAACAAAGAGGGATGGAAAAAGGAAATCTTCCTGTCTGATTCTTCTATTTGGGGAGAAGCTTTCTGATGGAGAGTCATTCCATACAAGGTTCATGGATGTCGTTGATATACAAAAGCTAATAACACTTTGGATTTGATCCGGATCCCTGTATCTTTGAGGGAGTCCATCACAAAGAGCTAATTAAGTCTGTCATAGGCCTTTTTTAGGTCTATTTTAATTGCCATCAAACTTTTTTCATGTTTTATATTCTTCATGGTGTGAACCACTTCTTATGCTACTAGGATATTATCTGCACTAACTCTGGCAGGCACAAAAATTGATTAAGTATTAGAAATAAGAGAAggcatatatttttttcaatcTAGATGCAATGCTTTTAATCACAATTTTATAGTAAACATTACAGAAATTAATAGGTCTAAAATGTTCAAAATTTTTTGGTGAGAAAATTTTGGGAATAATAACTATCAAAGTCTTGTTCACTTCTGTTATGTTGTGCGGCTCATTAAAAACTTCTTTCACCTAAGTCGTTAGGAAATTTGCCTCCACATCCCAGACTTGCTAATAGAATTTGGCTGGGAGACCATTGCTTTTAGGAGTCTTCCATCTTCCCATAGAAAAAATCGCATTCTTAATCTCTTCGCTTGATACCTCCTTAACTATATCCTAATACTCCATAACCTATAACTTAGGAAACTTATTAGAAATAACAAAGTCATTATAATCAGATTCTAAACAATAGAGATTCTTACAAA is a genomic window of Arachis ipaensis cultivar K30076 chromosome B06, Araip1.1, whole genome shotgun sequence containing:
- the LOC107648040 gene encoding LOW QUALITY PROTEIN: uncharacterized protein LOC107648040 (The sequence of the model RefSeq protein was modified relative to this genomic sequence to represent the inferred CDS: substituted 2 bases at 2 genomic stop codons), giving the protein MASEESFVVLVHHRGSMKRKTRSGVKFTDKDPLCIVVSPTTSYDDLVRSVLMKLGLEGAKRVKKFFYRIPITIVQDTVKYDCFTIGSDEDLQVMFLCRRQFLEVRTPELLAKLVDVVSSSGGSNRNTTTVATAAGSSSRPAVASSSIPVYEPAVQPVTSPSFAVDLNDSVGDEVGSFDILPKALQGVPPVGVGDGLLGDAEEDDVEPDMIEDDSGDNIGEGVSGHSVGFGARDAEGTAGLTEFQVGQQFQDKDEALLSVKTYSIRRGVQYKVVESDYRRYVCKCSEFGNRCTWLIRLSLRQCKGIWEVKRYNGPHTCLATSISSDHRSLDYHVISAFIMPMVRADASVSIKVLLNATTAHFGFRLTYTRVWMAKQKAIALIYGDWDESYNELPRWVLGVQLTMPGTVAVLRTSPVRVGGQVDESQAYFHRLFWTFPPCIEAFRHCKPLVSIDGTHLYGKYGGTLLIAIAQDGNSNILPVAFALVEGENAESWTFFLSYLRXHVTPXPGLLVISDRHNGIKAELEAPDGGWLPPSAYRAFCIRHVAANFALTFKGKDARSQIMSNSNQVGSNYYWSQILSNSNQGGSNYLVRIYIDNSNKAGSNYEQVKFEPPWFELCSTLSW
- the LOC110263148 gene encoding uncharacterized protein LOC110263148, with translation MSKDGRGGDRWFPYHLQKWHLYWDSRAETVLRFDVVADPGPSHEFLEWWSQYGKRFLSPEMHLGDPRAVPIPVEASQWGAGRVPDIDRPEDVPDRRRVERRARVGTRRSQRDWRWLEHAMDDDDDAGPAGGGRRGQGGRRRGRGVADHPGRDPDDDQHGPVGGDGAGTVAVAGVSTHDGGHGGEWYGSGMGDGADPGDAGLGSGPLGDYFVGVPAHDQPQQEGTPWVIPGSQWSDFLASDTLDTDFGSQQFLEEITAIMQEDVPARRRGQTSGTQAPLDVDLNEPPTASVGDHFGLGGTPPSAYTAASESVARPSAAPIHVMPPAQPAPDEDTDEIEDE